One genomic region from bacterium encodes:
- a CDS encoding GTPase domain-containing protein translates to MSLINYSSKEITCKIVYYGPGRCGKTSNLQYIYGKIPDEKRSSMVSLATEKDRTLFFDFLPLELGTIAGYKTRVQLYTVPGQVFYNSTRKLVLQGSDGVVFVADSQVDQWQENLDSLQNLRDNLAGLGMDLYKIPMVMQYNKRDLPNIMSVADLNTGLNFRRAHHFEAIATSGVGVFDTLKTVSALVLQSLSAKYKK, encoded by the coding sequence ATGTCTTTAATCAACTATTCATCCAAAGAGATCACCTGCAAGATCGTCTATTACGGGCCGGGACGCTGCGGCAAGACCTCAAATCTCCAGTATATCTACGGGAAGATCCCGGACGAGAAGCGGAGTTCCATGGTCAGTCTGGCCACCGAAAAGGACCGCACCTTGTTCTTCGATTTTCTGCCGCTGGAGCTGGGGACCATCGCCGGGTACAAGACCAGGGTCCAGCTTTACACCGTTCCCGGGCAGGTGTTCTACAACTCCACCCGCAAGCTGGTGCTGCAGGGCTCGGATGGGGTGGTGTTCGTGGCCGATTCCCAGGTCGATCAGTGGCAGGAGAACCTGGACAGCCTGCAGAACCTGCGGGATAACCTGGCCGGCCTGGGCATGGACCTTTACAAGATACCGATGGTGATGCAGTACAACAAGCGGGACCTGCCCAACATCATGTCGGTGGCCGACCTGAACACCGGACTCAATTTCAGGCGGGCCCATCATTTTGAAGCCATAGCCACCTCCGGGGTGGGGGTCTTTGACACCTTGAAGACCGTCAGCGCTCTGGTGCTGCAGTCGCTTTCGGCCAAATACAAGAAGTAA
- a CDS encoding DnaA/Hda family protein → MEQNTPEIVKTNYVFHNFFTGPNNRLAFSAALKVSEEPGRIYNPLVIYGGVGLGKTHLLHAVGNAVALSHPEYKIEMLAGSQLVVGDLARAEQADLLLFDDLHLGLHQRDVQVRLLPLFDRMIGSGRQIVITTDTHPQKIEALDPKLLSRLLGGVFAALKEIELREKGLILFKKAEARGQKLPEDVLQLIASRVSSNVRELEGALNRVLLYSSLMEGPVTKETVDEALPQSVAAEIHLEPAAEAIPDEPAAQPEGEFGAFVSGLDDRMLNMLTEQQDTEKIRREYKEKIYIWKMKGFNTASVELSLDQDISILASEYDKYTANVEKLIDLQQQFGQMAGQSTPEEMSRIESVLFDPEQTDKLEQLVKSLVQRLSGGKIETTGQTETIRETPVPEIPRPEAPPMPVMLPEPEDQPVTAPEVHPEPQNVKSPETPVQSKSDDILAEKTGNIEENWPWVEDRLMEEF, encoded by the coding sequence ATGGAACAAAACACCCCTGAAATAGTAAAGACCAACTACGTCTTTCACAACTTCTTTACCGGGCCCAACAACCGCCTGGCGTTTTCGGCTGCCCTTAAGGTGTCCGAGGAGCCGGGAAGGATATACAACCCCCTGGTGATCTACGGCGGCGTGGGCTTGGGAAAGACCCATCTGCTGCATGCGGTGGGCAATGCCGTGGCCCTTTCCCACCCGGAATACAAGATCGAGATGCTGGCCGGAAGCCAGCTGGTGGTGGGCGACCTGGCCCGGGCGGAACAGGCCGACCTGCTGCTCTTCGACGATCTGCATCTGGGATTGCACCAGCGCGATGTCCAGGTGCGGCTGCTGCCGCTGTTCGACCGGATGATCGGCTCGGGCCGTCAGATCGTCATCACCACCGACACTCATCCCCAGAAAATTGAGGCGCTGGATCCCAAATTGTTGTCCCGGTTGCTGGGCGGCGTGTTCGCGGCATTAAAGGAGATCGAGCTCCGGGAAAAAGGGCTGATCCTTTTCAAGAAGGCTGAAGCCCGGGGACAAAAACTTCCGGAGGACGTCCTGCAGTTGATCGCTTCCCGGGTCTCATCCAACGTCCGGGAACTTGAGGGAGCCCTGAACCGGGTGCTGCTGTATTCCTCGCTGATGGAGGGCCCGGTCACCAAGGAGACGGTGGATGAGGCTTTGCCTCAGTCGGTTGCGGCCGAGATCCATCTGGAGCCGGCAGCGGAAGCGATCCCGGATGAGCCGGCGGCCCAGCCGGAAGGAGAGTTCGGGGCCTTTGTTTCCGGGCTGGATGACCGGATGCTGAACATGCTTACCGAACAGCAGGATACAGAAAAGATCCGGCGGGAGTACAAGGAGAAGATCTACATATGGAAGATGAAGGGTTTTAACACCGCCTCGGTGGAACTGTCATTGGACCAGGATATTTCCATCTTGGCTTCGGAATATGACAAATACACGGCCAATGTGGAAAAGCTGATAGACCTGCAGCAGCAATTCGGGCAAATGGCCGGCCAATCCACCCCGGAAGAGATGTCCAGAATTGAGTCGGTGCTGTTTGACCCGGAACAGACGGATAAACTTGAACAATTGGTCAAAAGCCTTGTCCAAAGATTAAGCGGAGGAAAAATAGAAACCACGGGGCAAACGGAAACTATCCGTGAGACTCCGGTCCCGGAGATCCCCCGACCAGAGGCCCCGCCAATGCCGGTCATGTTACCGGAACCAGAAGACCAGCCGGTTACCGCACCGGAGGTCCACCCGGAACCCCAGAACGTAAAATCACCGGAAACCCCGGTTCAATCCAAGTCTGATGACATACTGGCGGAAAAGACCGGGAACATTGAAGAAAACTGGCCCTGGGTGGAAGACCGGTTAATGGAAGAATTTTAA
- a CDS encoding roadblock/LC7 domain-containing protein, whose amino-acid sequence MKEILNQINEISGVKGSLVVDNEGLVVVSNLMSGMEERTISAMVAGIYQEIIKALRPEQGSELSGVQLSASEGSIIFLCAPECILTVITEPGANIGLVSIKMKASLERLMKIL is encoded by the coding sequence ATGAAAGAAATACTCAATCAAATAAACGAGATCTCCGGGGTCAAAGGCAGCCTGGTGGTGGACAACGAAGGTCTGGTGGTGGTCTCCAACCTGATGTCGGGAATGGAGGAGAGGACCATCAGCGCCATGGTGGCCGGGATCTATCAGGAGATAATCAAGGCCCTCCGGCCGGAGCAGGGGTCGGAGCTTTCCGGGGTGCAGCTTTCGGCCAGCGAAGGCAGCATCATATTCCTTTGCGCGCCGGAATGCATCCTGACGGTGATAACCGAGCCCGGGGCCAACATCGGACTGGTGTCCATTAAGATGAAAGCCAGCCTGGAACGCCTGATGAAGATATTATGA
- a CDS encoding DUF4388 domain-containing protein, with protein MAIEGPIKELSLMDLFQLLAMSRKSGVLTLDSAHDVGQVFFSNGNIIRATLQQSYERLGQIMLKAGKVTIPQVERILKDQSDSKERKRFGVLAAESGFVTKPAVKEALKTQVEEVVFAIMGWQDGYFRFEEMDLSADSDTELLLVTENVMMEVSRRLDEWSKIHSKLPDLDLVLSLSPGSELASGRLDLKPEEWLIMATIDGKRTARQVIETVGGREFETAKVIYGLCVTGLVRATGRKTDLKLDLQEPEQDPINKGIADLNSGKIEEAIDAFTKLVQKDPEQAYAHLYLGESYYLAESYDEAVMEYKLASKGEENNPEINYCLGFTYARLGRLELAVERWEKFLRFAGGDKRAEKVRDLVTLAVRWAEGLEAKARIQAGAAESKIESARPEGVPAELSPEVKSWLEKMKMTRETR; from the coding sequence TGGCGATCGAAGGCCCCATAAAAGAACTTAGCCTGATGGACCTGTTCCAGCTGCTGGCCATGTCCCGGAAGTCCGGGGTGCTGACGCTGGACTCGGCCCATGACGTTGGTCAGGTGTTCTTCTCCAACGGCAACATCATCCGGGCCACCCTGCAGCAGAGCTACGAGCGGCTGGGGCAGATAATGCTCAAGGCCGGCAAGGTCACCATTCCCCAGGTGGAGAGGATATTAAAGGACCAGTCGGATTCAAAAGAACGCAAACGGTTCGGGGTATTGGCGGCGGAAAGCGGTTTTGTAACCAAGCCGGCGGTCAAGGAAGCGCTCAAGACACAGGTGGAGGAGGTGGTCTTCGCCATCATGGGCTGGCAGGACGGTTATTTCCGCTTTGAGGAAATGGACCTTTCGGCCGATTCCGACACCGAGCTGCTGCTGGTGACCGAGAACGTGATGATGGAGGTCTCGCGCCGTCTGGATGAATGGTCCAAGATCCATTCCAAGCTCCCCGACCTGGACCTGGTGCTGAGCCTTTCCCCCGGCAGCGAGCTGGCCTCGGGCCGGCTGGATTTGAAGCCCGAAGAATGGCTGATCATGGCCACCATCGACGGCAAGCGGACCGCCCGCCAGGTGATAGAGACCGTGGGCGGACGGGAGTTCGAGACCGCCAAGGTTATCTACGGGCTTTGCGTCACCGGTCTGGTGAGGGCCACGGGGAGAAAGACCGACCTGAAACTTGATCTGCAGGAACCGGAGCAGGACCCCATCAATAAGGGTATAGCCGACCTGAACAGCGGAAAAATTGAAGAGGCCATCGACGCCTTCACCAAGCTTGTCCAAAAAGACCCGGAACAGGCCTATGCCCATCTGTATCTGGGCGAATCCTATTATCTGGCCGAATCCTACGACGAGGCCGTGATGGAATACAAGCTGGCCAGCAAGGGCGAGGAGAACAATCCGGAGATCAATTACTGCCTGGGATTCACCTACGCCCGTCTGGGCCGGCTGGAACTGGCGGTGGAGCGCTGGGAGAAATTCCTGCGATTCGCCGGCGGCGACAAAAGAGCGGAGAAGGTTCGGGACCTGGTGACCCTGGCGGTGCGCTGGGCCGAAGGGCTGGAGGCCAAGGCCCGGATCCAGGCGGGAGCGGCGGAGTCAAAAATCGAATCCGCCCGGCCCGAGGGCGTGCCGGCGGAGCTTTCACCTGAGGTCAAGTCCTGGCTGGAGAAGATGAAGATGACCAGGGAAACCCGGTAA
- a CDS encoding roadblock/LC7 domain-containing protein, whose amino-acid sequence MSDPLDNNTPEQMVNDPSSQLFASLADFYRDNGLYPEAIAICQAGLESQPDNIEGRLVLSKCLLATKQYALARAEAAKVLSVQSEHSEAKKVLAQADSAVPEAEAPVAAPVKIETTIIAEPPSQAKPPEEPVLAEAAAKLEAPLPEPVKIPDPPAREIPSSPLPLMAGRTDPQPVPVQDTGDRPAEIPPEPKTPPAASDKPQRLAAEEATERQAGFGKIMNDLVQTPQVKACMLVDENGFAVADAVSRSGQSISEDSAALSANIFKTAFEALKKIKLGELERIVIETGDEKIFLRQAGRMVLMISADFSAKVGLVMVNSKRAAEQAENLAKKEPNR is encoded by the coding sequence ATGTCTGATCCATTAGATAATAACACCCCGGAACAGATGGTAAACGATCCTTCGTCCCAGCTGTTCGCCTCCCTGGCCGATTTTTACCGGGACAACGGGCTTTACCCCGAAGCCATTGCCATCTGCCAGGCCGGGCTGGAGTCCCAGCCCGACAACATCGAAGGACGGCTGGTGCTGTCCAAGTGCCTGCTGGCCACCAAACAGTATGCTTTGGCCCGGGCCGAGGCGGCCAAAGTGCTTTCGGTGCAGTCCGAACATTCAGAAGCCAAGAAGGTCCTGGCCCAGGCCGATTCCGCGGTGCCGGAGGCGGAGGCGCCGGTGGCCGCTCCGGTGAAAATTGAAACGACAATCATTGCGGAACCTCCATCCCAGGCCAAACCGCCGGAAGAACCGGTCCTGGCTGAGGCGGCAGCCAAACTGGAAGCGCCTCTTCCGGAACCGGTAAAAATACCGGATCCGCCGGCCAGGGAGATCCCTTCCAGCCCGCTGCCGTTGATGGCCGGTCGCACCGATCCCCAGCCTGTCCCTGTCCAAGATACCGGGGACCGGCCGGCGGAAATCCCGCCTGAACCCAAGACTCCGCCGGCAGCATCAGATAAACCTCAGAGATTGGCGGCAGAGGAAGCCACCGAACGGCAGGCCGGGTTCGGAAAGATCATGAACGACCTGGTGCAGACCCCGCAGGTCAAGGCCTGCATGCTGGTGGATGAGAACGGTTTTGCGGTGGCCGATGCCGTTTCCCGTTCGGGGCAAAGCATTTCCGAGGACAGCGCCGCCCTTTCCGCCAACATCTTCAAGACCGCTTTTGAAGCCCTGAAAAAGATAAAACTGGGAGAACTGGAGCGGATAGTGATAGAGACGGGCGATGAGAAGATATTCCTGCGCCAGGCCGGGCGGATGGTGCTGATGATCTCGGCCGATTTCTCGGCCAAGGTGGGATTGGTGATGGTCAACAGCAAACGGGCGGCGGAACAGGCCGAGAATCTGGCCAAAAAAGAACCGAACAGATAA
- a CDS encoding roadblock/LC7 domain-containing protein — translation MTNLQFVISEEITVAVEREMTLYIKASRAKCAILLSKNGHLISQSGYVADFSLQSISALIGGIFSSTQALARLVKEEKFKVMFQEGSKWNVYFCLVGEHFILATIFDKSTVVGMIRHAAAETEKALAPHLEKTLSDEGDNTPLAEEETPGTPSFQARESQGIELPDLNQEVEDALSKLFS, via the coding sequence ATGACCAATCTCCAGTTCGTCATATCGGAAGAGATCACCGTGGCGGTGGAGCGGGAGATGACCCTGTACATCAAGGCCTCCCGGGCCAAGTGCGCGATCCTGCTGTCAAAGAACGGGCATCTGATCAGCCAGTCTGGTTACGTGGCCGATTTCAGCCTGCAGTCGATCTCGGCCCTGATCGGGGGCATCTTTTCCTCCACCCAGGCCCTGGCCCGCCTGGTGAAGGAGGAAAAATTCAAAGTGATGTTCCAGGAAGGTTCCAAATGGAATGTTTATTTTTGCCTGGTGGGGGAGCACTTCATCCTGGCCACCATCTTTGACAAATCCACGGTGGTGGGCATGATCCGCCATGCCGCCGCCGAAACCGAAAAAGCGCTGGCCCCGCACCTGGAAAAGACCCTGAGCGACGAAGGCGACAACACACCGCTGGCCGAAGAAGAGACCCCGGGAACGCCGTCCTTCCAGGCCCGGGAAAGCCAGGGGATCGAGCTGCCCGACCTTAATCAGGAAGTGGAGGATGCCCTGTCCAAGCTGTTCTCATAA